A stretch of Brassica napus cultivar Da-Ae chromosome C6, Da-Ae, whole genome shotgun sequence DNA encodes these proteins:
- the LOC125589067 gene encoding uncharacterized protein LOC125589067: MRHPVDSLTWAQINNKWPEFAAEARNLRLGISTDGMNPFSIQNTKHSTWHVLLVNYNMAPTKCMRSENIMLTMLIPGPTAPSNNIDVYRQPLIEDLHDLWTKGMEVYDSFKKESFTLRAMMMWSITDYPGLGTLAGCKVKGKQACNVCGNGTPHRWLKFSRKHVYMENRKRLRPSHPYRRRKGWFDNTVEVGTAKRIQSGCNIFDNLKDFKNDFGKPLPKKSKRKRIEGGEDDVLSADDCEEDDDLWRWKKKYFFFDLPYWKDMPVRHNIDVMHVEKNVSDALLSILMHSAKSKDGLKARNDLDTKVVNRSALSWTVMA, from the exons ATGCGTCATCCAGTAGATTCATTGACTTGGGCTCAGATAAACAACAAATGGCCAGAGTTCGCTGCTGAAGCAAGAAACCTAAGACTAGGTATTTCAACAGATGGCATGAATCCGTTCTCTATCCAGAACACGAAGCATAGCACATGGCATGTTCTATTAGTCAACTACAATATGGCTCCGACAAAGTGTATGAGGTCCGAGAACATCATGTTGACAATGTTGATACCTGGTCCAACCGCACCTAGCAACAACATTGATGTATATCGACAACCATTGATAGAGGACTTGCATGATTTATGGACAAAAGGTATGGAAGTTTATGATTCGTTTAAGAAGGAGAGTTTTACACTTAGAGCTATGATGATGTGGAGTATCACCGATTATCCTGGTTTAGGCACATTAGCTGGGTGTAAAGTGAAAGGGAAGCAAGCGTGTAATGTCTGCGGGAATGGTACACCTCATAGGTGGCTAAAGTTTAGTCGCAAACATGTTTACATGGAGAACAGGAAGCGGCTCAGGCCTAGTCATCCTTATAGAAGAAGGAAAGGATGGTTTGACAATACAGTGGAGGTTGGTACTGCAAAGAGGATTCAGAGTGGCTGCAATATATTTGACAATCTTAAGGACTTTAAAAACGATTTTGGGAAACCTTTACCTAAGAAGAGTAAGCGGAAAAGGATAGAAGGAGGTGAAGATGATGTTCTTTCAGCTGACGACtgtgaggaagatgatgatctgTGGCGGtggaagaaaaaatattttttctttgactTACCTTATTGGAAG GATATGCCTGTGAGGCATAACATCGACGTCATGCACGTCGAGAAGAACGTGTCTGATGCGCTGTTGTCTATACTGATGCATAGTGCGAAATCTAAGGATGGACTGAAAGCAAGAAATGATTTAGACACAAAGGTGGTAAACAGAAGTGCGCTCTCTTGGACTGTCATGGCTTAG
- the LOC125589069 gene encoding putative methyltransferase-like protein 7A: protein MAILNFTPSSRFPVTIDSARRTRVRGSIIKMQKSLITTDPPASPGFSLCTCGRKHFLGEATTPFLPISPSYAAPSTAPNSTEVLNQLRPPKPDWYFELYGYFRSAGMERYEKEIAVYKRKLFANLVGKAETVLEIGIGAGPNIKYYNNIPNVCVLGVDPNPKMESHARKSAIEAGVKSENFKFIHAVAESMPLEDASVDAVVGSLVMCSVSDIPQTLKEIKRILKPGGLYLFVEHVAAEDGTFLRMVQNVLDPLQQVVADGCHLTRSTEDYLLEAGFKGGVDINKVSLSAFYHLSPHLYGVAYN, encoded by the exons ATGGCAATCCTGAATTTCACACCTTCCTCGAGGTTCCCGGTGACCATAGATTCAGCTCGGAGAACAAGAGTTAGAGGTTCTATCATCAAAATGCAGAAGAGCCTCATTACTACGGATCCTCCTGCCTCACCTGGTTTCAGCTTATGTACGTGCGGAAGAAAGCATTTCCTAGGAGAAGCTACGACGCCGTTTCTTCCAATCTCTCCTTCCTACGCTGCTCCATCCACAGCTCCAAACTCAACG GAAGTATTGAACCAATTGCGTCCTCCTAAGCCTGACTGGTATTTTGAGCTCTATGGTTATTTTAGGAGCGCAGGGATGGAAAGATATGAGAAAGAG ATTGCTGTTTACAAGAGGAAACTCTTTGCAAATTTGGTGGGAAAAGCAGAAACTGTTTTGGAAATTGGTATTGGAGCTGGTCCGAACATCAAGTACTACAACAATATTCCAAACGTCTGTGTTCTTGGTGTGGATCCAAACCCTAAGATGGAAAGTCACGCACGCAAATCCGCTATAGAAGCAGGAGTGAAATCCGAAAACTTCAAGTTCATTCACGCG GTCGCAGAATCTATGCCATTAGAAGATGCATCAGTTGATGCAGTTGTTGGAAGTCTTGTGATGTGTTCTGTCTCGGATATCCCTCAAACACTCAAAG AGATAAAACGGATCCTAAAACCAGGAGGGCTTTACCTCTTCGTGGAACATGTTGCAGCAGAAG aTGGAACATTTCTGAGGATGGTGCAGAACGTATTGGATCCATTACAACAAGTTGTAGCCGACGGATGTCATCTAACGAGGAGCACAGAAGACTACCTTTTAGAAGCTGGGTTCAAAGGTGGTGTAGATATTAACAAGGTCTCTCTTTCTGCCTTTTACCACTTAAGCCCTCATCTTTATGGAGTTGcttataattaa